From the Brassica napus cultivar Da-Ae chromosome A8, Da-Ae, whole genome shotgun sequence genome, one window contains:
- the LOC106360537 gene encoding uncharacterized protein LOC106360537 — protein MESKAICLGFLPPRLQLSSRVSLSLPRGSSTSPNSDVRQTLVWSKPQGGVYLNRGRVLCSSQPDSNAPRAELFRGKSGSVSFNGLTHQLVEESKLVSAPFQEEDKGSLLWVLAPAVLISSLILPQFFLSGAIEATFKNDTVAEIVTSFCFETAFYAGLAIFLSVTDRVQRPYLDFSSKRWGLITGLRGYLMSTFLMMGLKVVVPVFAVYMTWPALGMDALIAVLPFLVGCAVQRGFEAQLERRGSSCWPIVPIVFEVYRLYQVTRAATFVQRLMFMMKDASTTVEITERGVALVGLVVTLQFLAVLCLWSLITFLMRLFPSRPVSENY, from the exons ATGGAATCGAAAGCTATTTGCTTAGGGTTTCTTCCGCCAAGACTTCAACTTTCATCTCGAGTTTCACTCTCCCTTCCTCGT GGCTCTTCCACATCTCCAAACTCCGATGTCAGAC AAACCCTTGTCTGGAGCAAACCGCAAGGTGGAGTTTACTTGAACCGAGGCCGTGTCCTATGTTCTTCTCAACCTGATAGTAATGCTCCTCGAGCTGAGCTGTTCCGTGGAAAGTCTGGTTCGGTTTCTTTCAACGGCCTAACCCACCAGCTGGTTGAAGAAAGTAAACTTGTCTCGGCTCCGtttcaagaagaagacaaaggttCCCTCTTGTGGGTCTTGGCTCCTGCTGTCTTGATATCCTCACTGATTCTTCCGCAGTTCTTTCTCAGTGGTGCCATTGAAGCTACCTTTAAAAACGACACCGTTGCAG AGATTGTTACTTCTTTCTGCTTTGAGACAGCGTTTTATGCTGGTCTGGCGATATTCCTGTCTGTGACTGACCGAGTGCAGAGGCCCTACTTAGACTTCAGCTCCAAGAGATGGGGTTTAATCACCGGACTCAGAGGATACCTCATGTCCACATTTCTGATGATGGGTTTGAAAGTTGTAGTCCCTGTGTTTGCTGTATACATGACTTGGCCAGCTCTTGGGATGGATGCCTTGATTGCAGTCCTTCCTTTCTTGGTTGGATGTGCGGTTCAACGAGGTTTCGAGGCTCAGCTTGAAAGACGCGGCTCTTCCTGTTGGCCCATTGTTCCAATAGTCTTTGAG GTGTATAGGCTGTATCAGGTGACAAGAGCAGCCACTTTTGTTCAGAGGCTGATGTTTATGATGAAAGATGCGTCAACTACTGTAGAGATTACAGAGCGAGGAGTTGCGCTTGTTGGTTTGGTTGTGACTTTGCAGTTTCTAGCTGTTCTGTGTCTCTGGTCGCTGATCACTTTTCTAATGCGCCTTTTCCCTTCGAGACCTGTATCTGAAAACTACTAA